The following are encoded together in the Nocardioides thalensis genome:
- a CDS encoding stage II sporulation protein M: protein MPRIDIDAYVAAHSHEWARLEELLRERRRTGATSDELVDRYQQAATDLSVIRTSAPDAQLVSYLSSLLGRARVAMLGTRVTRWQAFGRFFTHQFPAALYRLRWWWLGCFAGNVVVLAVMMWWLGDHPEVEQSLLSQSEIDALVKNDFENYYSEHAAGSFATQVWVNNAWVSALCIALGILGLPVLYLLFNNIANLAVVGAIMTRYDRGDLFWGLILPHGLLELTAVFVAAGVGLRLFWSWIEPGGLTRGASIAHAGRTAITVAMGLVVVLLVSGIIEAFVTPSPLPTWARIAIGVTAELVFFAYVFVVGRAASRSGATGDIADDLLEDRVATQA, encoded by the coding sequence GTGCCGCGGATCGACATCGACGCCTACGTGGCCGCGCACTCCCACGAGTGGGCGCGGCTCGAGGAGCTGCTCCGCGAACGGCGCCGTACCGGCGCGACCAGTGACGAGCTGGTCGACCGGTACCAGCAGGCCGCGACCGACCTGTCGGTGATCCGCACGTCGGCTCCCGACGCGCAGCTGGTGTCCTACCTGTCCTCGCTGCTCGGCCGGGCGCGCGTGGCGATGCTCGGCACCCGCGTCACCCGGTGGCAGGCGTTCGGCCGGTTCTTCACCCACCAGTTCCCGGCGGCGCTGTATCGCCTGCGCTGGTGGTGGCTGGGGTGCTTCGCCGGCAACGTCGTCGTGCTCGCGGTGATGATGTGGTGGCTCGGCGACCACCCCGAGGTCGAGCAGTCGCTGCTCTCGCAGTCGGAGATCGACGCCCTCGTGAAGAACGACTTCGAGAACTACTACAGCGAGCACGCCGCCGGTTCGTTCGCCACCCAGGTGTGGGTCAACAACGCCTGGGTCAGCGCGCTGTGCATCGCGCTCGGCATCCTCGGCCTGCCGGTGCTCTACCTGCTCTTCAACAACATCGCCAACCTCGCCGTGGTCGGCGCGATCATGACCCGCTACGACCGGGGCGACCTGTTCTGGGGGCTGATCCTCCCGCACGGCCTGCTCGAGCTCACTGCCGTGTTCGTGGCGGCCGGCGTCGGCCTGCGCCTGTTCTGGTCCTGGATCGAGCCCGGCGGGCTGACCCGCGGCGCCTCGATCGCGCACGCGGGTCGCACGGCGATCACCGTCGCCATGGGCCTGGTCGTGGTGCTGCTCGTCAGCGGCATCATCGAGGCGTTCGTGACACCGTCGCCGCTGCCGACCTGGGCCCGGATCGCGATCGGCGTCACCGCCGAGCTGGTGTTCTTCGCCTACGTCTTCGTCGTCGGCCGTGCTGCCTCCCGCTCGGGCGCGACCGGCGACATCGCCGACGACCTCCTCGAGGACCGGGTCGCCACCCAGGCCTGA